In Sphingomonas sp. PAMC26645, one DNA window encodes the following:
- the rpsT gene encoding 30S ribosomal protein S20, with product MANTPQAKKRIRRNDRRAEVNGNRVGRIRTFIKKVEAALASGDKGAATTALAAAQPELQRGVAKGVLHKNTASRKFARLTKAVTGLA from the coding sequence ATGGCGAACACGCCGCAGGCGAAAAAGCGTATCCGTCGCAACGACCGTCGCGCGGAAGTGAACGGCAACCGCGTCGGCCGTATCCGTACCTTCATCAAGAAGGTCGAGGCCGCATTGGCATCGGGCGACAAGGGCGCAGCGACCACCGCACTCGCAGCGGCACAGCCTGAGCTTCAGCGTGGCGTCGCCAAGGGCGTGCTGCACAAGAACACCGCGAGCCGCAAGTTCGCGCGTCTGACCAAGGCCGTGACCGGGCTCGCCTAA
- a CDS encoding class I SAM-dependent methyltransferase codes for MNDLIAPAPALTPDTVSFGYEDIPATEKTARVGGVFSNVAGKYDLMNDAMSGGMHRLWKDRFVRRVKPREGEQILDMAGGTGDIAFRMEPSGASITVADINPQMLEVGMQRAQKRGIDGLVWTEANAETLTFPDKFFDAYTIAFGIRNVTDIPKALREAHRVLRRGGRFYCLEFSTTVWPGFAEVYDAYSHKMVPKLGQLLAQDADSYRYLIESIRRFPDMPKFKGMIADAGFVQTKVEPLLGGLVAIHSGWKI; via the coding sequence ATGAACGACTTGATCGCGCCCGCGCCCGCACTCACGCCCGATACCGTCTCCTTCGGCTACGAAGACATCCCCGCCACCGAGAAGACCGCCCGCGTCGGCGGCGTCTTCTCGAACGTCGCAGGGAAATACGACCTGATGAACGATGCGATGTCGGGTGGCATGCACCGGCTGTGGAAGGACCGTTTCGTCCGCCGCGTAAAGCCGCGCGAAGGCGAGCAGATCCTCGACATGGCCGGCGGCACGGGCGACATCGCCTTCCGCATGGAGCCGTCGGGCGCGTCGATCACGGTCGCCGACATCAACCCGCAGATGCTCGAAGTCGGCATGCAGCGCGCGCAGAAGCGCGGGATCGACGGCCTGGTCTGGACCGAAGCCAATGCCGAGACGCTGACCTTCCCCGACAAGTTCTTCGACGCGTACACGATCGCGTTCGGCATCCGTAACGTGACGGATATCCCCAAGGCCTTGCGCGAAGCGCACCGCGTCCTGCGCCGCGGCGGGCGGTTCTACTGCCTGGAATTCTCGACTACCGTGTGGCCCGGGTTCGCCGAAGTGTACGATGCCTATTCGCACAAGATGGTCCCGAAGCTTGGTCAGCTTCTGGCGCAGGATGCGGACAGCTATCGCTACCTGATCGAATCGATCCGCCGCTTCCCGGACATGCCCAAGTTCAAGGGCATGATCGCGGATGCCGGCTTCGTGCAGACCAAGGTCGAGCCGTTGCTGGGCGGGCTCGTTGCGATCCACAGCGGCTGGAAGATTTGA
- the mutM gene encoding bifunctional DNA-formamidopyrimidine glycosylase/DNA-(apurinic or apyrimidinic site) lyase: MPELPEVETTVRGLEPVLKGQRLTSVEPRRADLRKAIPVDLRQRMTGATVTHLGRRAKYGLIDTDRGDTLVFHLGMSGRWRVDPSELLAHDHLLIGTAAGRTVALNDPRRFGFLDLWATDDISNYPPFLSMGPEPLGPDLTAAYLLEVLEGRGASIKAMLLDQRIVAGLGNIYVCEALHMAKIAPSRAAGRISLFRLERLVEAIRTVLTAAILAGGSSLRDYVRPDGELGYFSKQWRVYGREGEPCECGATVKRRTEGGRSTFWCPKCQRG; this comes from the coding sequence GTGCCAGAATTACCAGAAGTCGAAACCACCGTGCGCGGGCTGGAGCCCGTGCTGAAGGGCCAGCGCCTGACCTCGGTCGAGCCGCGTCGTGCCGACCTGCGGAAAGCGATCCCGGTCGATCTGCGCCAGCGGATGACGGGCGCGACCGTGACGCACTTGGGCCGCCGCGCCAAATACGGGCTGATCGATACCGATCGCGGCGACACGCTCGTCTTCCATCTTGGCATGTCGGGGCGATGGCGAGTCGATCCGAGTGAACTCCTCGCGCACGACCATCTGTTGATCGGCACCGCGGCGGGGCGGACGGTGGCGCTCAACGATCCGCGACGCTTCGGCTTTCTCGATCTGTGGGCGACGGACGACATCTCGAACTACCCGCCGTTCCTCAGCATGGGGCCGGAGCCGCTCGGGCCCGATCTAACCGCCGCGTATTTGCTGGAAGTGCTTGAGGGGCGGGGGGCGTCGATCAAGGCGATGCTGCTCGACCAGCGAATCGTCGCGGGTCTCGGCAACATCTATGTGTGCGAAGCGCTGCACATGGCGAAGATCGCGCCGTCGCGCGCGGCGGGGCGGATCTCGCTGTTTCGACTCGAGCGACTCGTCGAGGCGATTCGTACGGTGCTGACGGCCGCGATCCTCGCGGGTGGCTCGTCGCTGCGTGATTACGTCCGGCCCGATGGCGAACTCGGCTATTTCTCGAAGCAGTGGCGCGTCTATGGGCGTGAGGGCGAGCCGTGCGAATGCGGTGCTACCGTGAAGCGGCGGACGGAGGGCGGGCGCTCGACCTTCTGGTGTCCGAAGTGCCAACGCGGTTGA